One segment of Bacteroides caecimuris DNA contains the following:
- a CDS encoding site-specific integrase codes for MKKKSEHTDNTIKHRSTFAILFYINRTKMRKDGTCQLLCKVSIDAEWEQIGTKVSVNPDIWNPEKGRANGRSANAVTVNRAIDELTEEITGHYNTIKHNLGFITAELVKNAVMGVGQKPLTLLALFREHNEDFSKRVGLDRIKETLDSYLRSYKHLSAFIKDKKGVEDVTLRSLDKNFYDDFELFLCKNCHMMPKTVHEHLYRLKKMTKLAVSQGTLRRDPYCRLHPALPRRKSRHMKLEDLKKLMETPVEKPQLQFVRDMFLFSTFTGLAYADLKRLKTSDITQSEDGAWWIHIRRQKTDTLSSVRLLDIPLRIIEKYRNQRQGDNVFNVYRRGYFILLTRELGKVYGFDLTFHQARHNFGTHVTLSLGVPIETVSRMMGHMSISTTQLYAQVTDKKVDEDMKALKASGFSSTTELCEEDFTARKGRKRPPRAI; via the coding sequence ATGAAAAAGAAATCAGAACATACAGACAATACCATCAAGCATCGCAGCACGTTCGCGATATTGTTTTATATCAACCGTACCAAAATGCGCAAGGACGGAACGTGCCAGTTATTGTGCAAGGTGAGCATTGATGCCGAATGGGAACAGATTGGCACGAAGGTATCCGTCAATCCCGACATCTGGAATCCGGAAAAAGGCCGTGCCAACGGACGCAGTGCGAATGCCGTGACGGTGAACCGTGCCATAGATGAATTGACGGAAGAGATTACCGGACATTACAACACAATCAAACATAATCTCGGCTTCATTACAGCAGAACTGGTAAAGAACGCTGTCATGGGTGTCGGCCAGAAACCGCTTACCTTGCTGGCCCTGTTCAGGGAACATAACGAGGATTTCAGCAAGCGGGTCGGATTGGACCGCATCAAGGAAACGCTTGATTCTTACTTGAGATCGTACAAGCACCTTTCCGCTTTCATCAAGGATAAGAAAGGCGTGGAAGATGTCACGCTGCGTAGCCTCGACAAGAATTTCTATGATGATTTTGAACTGTTCCTTTGCAAGAACTGCCATATGATGCCCAAGACCGTGCATGAGCATCTGTACCGCCTGAAAAAGATGACCAAACTGGCAGTCAGCCAGGGAACGCTCCGCCGTGACCCGTACTGCCGTCTCCACCCTGCGTTGCCACGACGGAAGAGCCGCCACATGAAGCTGGAAGACCTCAAGAAACTTATGGAGACTCCCGTGGAGAAACCTCAACTGCAATTCGTGAGGGACATGTTCCTGTTTTCGACCTTTACCGGACTGGCTTACGCGGACTTGAAAAGGTTGAAGACAAGTGACATCACACAGTCCGAAGACGGCGCATGGTGGATTCACATACGCCGTCAAAAGACAGACACGCTTTCATCCGTCCGCCTGTTGGATATTCCCTTACGAATCATTGAAAAATACCGGAACCAGCGACAAGGGGATAATGTGTTCAATGTTTACCGCCGCGGCTATTTTATCCTGCTGACGCGGGAACTGGGAAAGGTGTACGGTTTCGATTTGACCTTCCACCAGGCCCGGCATAATTTCGGAACCCATGTCACACTCTCACTCGGAGTCCCGATAGAGACGGTTAGCCGCATGATGGGACACATGTCGATTTCTACAACGCAACTTTACGCGCAGGTGACGGACAAGAAAGTGGACGAGGACATGAAGGCTTTGAAAGCAAGCGGTTTCAGCAGCACGACTGAACTTTGCGAGGAGGATTTCACCGCTCGGAAAGGCAGAAAAAGGCCCCCCCGCGCTATCTGA
- a CDS encoding sigma-54-dependent transcriptional regulator — MKRKILIVEDNVGLSQIQKDWLSRAGYDAVTAMSEPIARSLIRKTQFDLILSDVRLPEGDGISLLEWLRKEKKDIPFIITTEFVSVPDVVRTIKLGARDYLPKPVHREHLLELAEDVFHPVATVRKQERQLFRRISPMILKVEKFARLVAPSDMSVMILGANGTGKESVAQTIHDNSERYGKPFVAVNCGALPRELAASLFFGHEKGAFTGADTAKTGYFDLAKGGTLFLDEIGTMPHEIQSMLLRVLQENVYTPIGSGRERISDVRVISATNENMEQAIKEGRFREDLYHRLNEFEIRQPSLEECPEDIIPLAEFFRERFSKELKRTTQGFTEETKQRMLAYRWPGNVRELRNRVKRAVLVSESPMLDVDGLEITVCVCRNEETDTLAILPLKGEAFEKESIIRALKACNGHREQAAGMLNINPATLYRKMKKYGLK; from the coding sequence ATGAAACGGAAGATACTGATAGTTGAAGACAACGTGGGGCTGTCGCAAATACAGAAAGACTGGCTTTCCCGGGCCGGTTATGACGCTGTGACAGCCATGAGCGAGCCGATAGCCCGCTCGTTGATACGCAAAACGCAGTTCGACCTTATATTGTCGGACGTGCGGTTGCCGGAAGGCGACGGCATTTCCCTGTTGGAATGGTTGCGCAAGGAGAAGAAAGACATCCCGTTCATCATAACGACCGAATTCGTTTCCGTCCCGGACGTTGTGCGTACCATCAAACTGGGAGCCAGGGACTACCTGCCCAAACCGGTACACCGGGAACATCTGTTGGAACTGGCGGAAGATGTGTTCCACCCGGTAGCCACCGTGAGAAAGCAGGAACGGCAGTTGTTCCGCCGTATAAGTCCCATGATCCTGAAAGTGGAGAAATTCGCCAGACTGGTCGCCCCGTCCGATATGTCCGTGATGATACTCGGGGCCAACGGGACCGGCAAGGAGTCGGTGGCGCAGACCATCCATGACAATAGCGAACGATACGGCAAGCCTTTTGTCGCCGTAAACTGCGGCGCGTTACCCCGTGAGCTGGCAGCCTCGCTGTTCTTCGGGCATGAGAAAGGCGCGTTCACCGGGGCGGACACGGCAAAGACCGGATATTTTGACCTGGCGAAAGGCGGCACACTGTTCCTTGACGAGATAGGCACGATGCCGCATGAAATCCAATCCATGCTGTTACGAGTATTGCAGGAGAATGTATATACCCCGATAGGAAGCGGCAGGGAACGGATTTCGGATGTCAGGGTCATTTCCGCGACAAACGAGAATATGGAACAGGCCATCAAGGAGGGACGGTTCAGGGAAGACCTTTACCATCGTCTGAACGAGTTTGAGATCCGGCAGCCCTCCCTGGAGGAATGCCCGGAAGATATCATTCCGTTGGCGGAGTTTTTCCGTGAACGTTTCTCGAAAGAACTGAAAAGGACTACGCAAGGATTTACCGAAGAGACCAAACAGAGGATGCTTGCCTACCGGTGGCCGGGCAACGTGCGTGAACTCCGAAACCGTGTCAAGCGTGCCGTACTGGTCTCTGAGTCTCCGATGCTTGACGTGGATGGATTGGAAATAACTGTCTGTGTATGTAGAAATGAAGAAACAGACACACTTGCAATCCTGCCTCTGAAAGGTGAAGCATTTGAGAAAGAAAGCATTATCAGGGCTCTCAAAGCCTGCAACGGTCACCGGGAACAAGCGGCTGGAATGCTGAACATCAACCCGGCAACACTGTACAGGAAGATGAAGAAATACGGGCTGAAATGA
- a CDS encoding helix-turn-helix domain-containing protein yields MSYHFLERKDPRVDVLFQGLDNMERLIAAMEDTPKSVFHGERFLTDEELSKILRVSRRTLQEYRTLGVVPYYLVQGKALYKESDILKILEDSYKRCKEDMRWV; encoded by the coding sequence ATGAGCTATCATTTTTTAGAACGGAAAGACCCGCGTGTCGATGTCCTGTTTCAGGGACTTGACAATATGGAGCGGTTAATCGCAGCGATGGAGGACACCCCTAAATCCGTATTCCACGGCGAACGTTTCCTGACGGACGAGGAACTATCCAAAATTCTGAGGGTCAGCAGACGGACATTGCAGGAATACCGCACACTTGGTGTTGTCCCTTACTATCTGGTACAGGGCAAGGCTCTCTACAAGGAATCGGACATCCTTAAAATATTGGAAGATTCCTACAAGCGGTGCAAGGAAGATATGCGGTGGGTGTGA
- a CDS encoding helix-turn-helix domain-containing protein, producing MEIVCIDKQTFDELRVRFGKLEEKVMGMCRPVEDLGLKKWLDNQEVCEILRISKKTLQVYRDKGILPYSRIKHKIFFKTEDVHKLLESNYYHLKREL from the coding sequence ATGGAAATAGTATGTATCGACAAACAGACGTTCGATGAACTTCGGGTACGTTTCGGCAAACTGGAGGAAAAGGTAATGGGTATGTGCCGTCCGGTGGAAGACCTCGGCTTAAAAAAGTGGCTTGACAACCAGGAGGTGTGCGAGATATTGCGCATATCCAAAAAGACGCTTCAGGTGTACCGTGACAAGGGTATCCTGCCTTACTCACGCATCAAGCACAAGATTTTCTTCAAAACCGAAGACGTACACAAACTATTGGAATCGAATTACTACCACTTAAAACGAGAACTATGA
- a CDS encoding helix-turn-helix domain-containing protein: MLQINSESVQIMLMQIMERFDRIDRTLERMNKLKECLEGDTLLDNYDLCQLLGITKRTLARYRQKKYVTYYMIDGRTYYKASEVEAFLNQKGKVLPPKLKNRMDVQLKK, translated from the coding sequence ATGCTACAGATAAACAGCGAAAGTGTCCAAATAATGCTCATGCAAATCATGGAACGGTTTGATAGGATCGACCGTACCCTGGAGCGGATGAACAAGTTGAAAGAGTGTCTGGAAGGCGACACACTTCTGGATAACTATGACCTTTGCCAATTGCTCGGTATCACCAAACGCACGCTGGCACGTTACCGCCAGAAGAAGTATGTCACCTATTACATGATTGACGGACGGACTTACTACAAGGCCTCCGAAGTGGAAGCGTTCCTCAACCAAAAAGGGAAGGTGTTGCCCCCAAAACTGAAAAATCGGATGGATGTTCAACTCAAAAAATGA